ATCGCACATCTTCCTCCCCAAGTGGTTCGGCTCCTCGCGTGTCCGGCCGTCCAGCGTCCAAGCGCACGGATTCGGGCCGCCCGTCAACACCTCGCGCAGGTGCTTCCCGTCCCTCATCCCCACGGTCAAAGACTTCTCACCCCGCAGGCTCACGTTCTGCCAACCGAACCAGCGCGAATGTGGCGCCGTCGCGGCGGCCCGCTCAGCCGGATCCAGACAAACGTGAACGCCCGCAGAGGATGGGCACAAAGCGCTCCATCTTCATCCATGGCAGGAACGGTGGACGCCAGTTCTCGTTGCGGCTACTCGTGGTCGGCCTTTTCGCTCTGATGGCCGTGATTATCGTGGCACCTACGTTCGTACGCTACCTCGATCGTCAACAAGAGGTTGCTCAGGCTCGGGCGGATCTCACCCAGGCGCAGGATACTGTGACGGAACTGGAGCGCGAACTGAGCCTGTGGAACGACGAAGATTTCGTCAAGGCGCAAGCCCGCGAACGACTTGGTTACGTCATGCCCGGTGAGACTCTGTACGTGGTGAGTGACTCGGGGGAGGGCACGGCTCAGGAACAACTCGAATCCCGTGTTGCGGAAGTCAACCGGGATCGGCGTGCGGCCACTCCCTGGTTCGTCACCATGTGGGACTCGATCACTGTTGCCGGGCAATCAGGTGATGAGCAGGATAACTCGAGCAATGCACCTGTACTCACGCCGGATGGCACCACCACCACGGCGCCGTCGGCTTCAGAACCGGCAACTGATCCGAGCACAACAACGTCAACCCCAACTATCGAGGAATCCAATGGCTGATCTGAACTCAGAATCGAATGCGAATCACGGAGCTACCCGGCCCGTGCTGAGTCCAGATGAGGTCACAGCCGAGCTGCTCACGCAGGTTGCTGCGAATGCCACGCCTGTGGCAGGGCATGACGTTGCAGTCATTGAGGAGCAACTCGGGCGCGTGCCGCGCGGGCTGGTAGGTGTGGGAGCGCGGTGTGCGTGCGGCAAGCCCGCCGTCACGGTCACTCTTCCTCGCTTGCCCGATGGTTCGCCGTTCCCAACGGTCTTCTATCTCAGTCTGCCCTACCTTGTCCGCGAAGCCTCGCGCTTGGAGGCAGACGGTGTCATGGCAGAGCTCAACGATCGGCTGTCTGAGCAGCCGGATCTCGCTGCTGCTCATGCCGCGGCGCATGAGAGCTACGTGGCGCGCCGCCGGATCTTGGGTGACGTAGAAGAGATCGCCCACGTTTCCGCTGGTGGGATGCCTAGCCGCGTCAAGTGCCTGCACGCCATGGTGGGTTATTCACTGAGCGCAGGGCCGGGCGTATGTCCAATCGGCGATATCGCACTTTCGATGATCGGGTGGGACGATTCGGTCTGCCATTGCGACCAAGCCTAAAGTTGATCCCGTGAGAGTAGCTGGAATCGATTGTGGAACCAACTCCATCCGTCTGCTGATTGCGGATGTGCCGGGGGCCGATGAACCGTTGACCGATGTGGTGCGTGACATGAACGTTGTGCGCCTTGGTCGGGGAGTTGATCGGACAGGTGAGTTCGCGCAGGATGCGCTGGAGCGGACCTTTGCCAAAACGGAGGAATACGCCGCGCTGTGCCGTGAGAATGGGGTGGAGTCCATCCGATTCGCCGCCACTTCCGCGGCCCGCGATGCCCGCAACAAGGACGTCTTCTTGGACGGTATTCGGCAACGGCTCGGTGTGCCTGTGCAGATTCTTTCCGGCGACGACGAAGCCCGCACCAGTTTTGAGGGAGCCTCATCAGTTTTGTCCTCTGACGTGCCGAAGCGAGTGATCGCAGTCGATCTAGGTGGAGGCTCCACTGAGGTCGTCTTAGGCGAGTTGGGAGGCGGTGTGGTCTCCGATTTCTCGATGGACGTGGGCTGTGTACGGATGTATGAACGGCACATGCACTCTGACCCCGCAACAAGTGAAGAGATCGCGGCTGCTCGCGCGGACGTGCGGGCAATGCTCGACCTTGCGGAGGAACGGGTGGATCTGAGGTCCGCCGAAGGGCTCGTTGGCTTGGCAGGCACTGTTACAACCTTGACCGCGAAGGCCCTAGGGCTTGCGGCTTATGATCCTGAGCGGATTCATGGAAGCACGCTGAGTGTGGATGAAGTGGTTGAGGCGTGCGAGTGGTTCATCCATTCGAGCCGCCCGGAACGCGAAGCGCTCGGGTTCATGCATCCGGGCCGCGTAGACGTCATGCCAGCCGGTGCGTTGGTGTGGGAGGAAGTAGTCAGGCGAGTTTCTGCCCGGATGGCTGAAGCCGGCCGGGAACTGAGCGGAGTAGTCACGTCGGAGCATGACATCTTGGATGGAATGGCTTTGTGGGCGGCGCGCGAACCACAGCGGCCAGATTGGGCCTAGAGACTTACTGTGCGGCGCCGGTGCCGTGTTTCGGCCGCTAGATGCAGATGGGTGCCTACCGACGATCCGGAACGATTCGCACTGAAATGATCCGGAACGACTCGCAGTGAAACGATCCGGAACGATCGGTCGACGTCGTCGGAACCAACCGTATGTGGCCCCATACCAACAGCTAGATCTACTCGTGGTCCGGCTTTCGTTGTGGCTTTCGCCATAACCGGCGCATACGCCGGGACTCCACTGCGTTGTCAGACGCTTCCCGGGAAGAACGTAGGGATTTGGGCTGAGCGCCGCTCCCACGCACGCGCTGCGCGAGCCTGACCCGCAGCGCGATAGCACCCAGTACAACGGCCAATAGGGATCCGACAATGACAGCAACCCGGGCATGTGCTTCGTGAGGATCGGTGGCATCAAAGGAGAGATAAGCAATTAAGAGTGAGACGGTGAAGCCTATGCCGGCCACAAACGATATTGGGAAGATATCCGCAAGGTCAATGCCATGGCCG
The DNA window shown above is from Changpingibacter yushuensis and carries:
- a CDS encoding FtsB family cell division protein, coding for MTVRRPQTPGSHSSGSEHPRGRDQARPAKVASKQGGKTSGENRQGSQQSPASEKSAAPHRQRAADRPQAQQREHTADRTSSSPSGSAPRVSGRPASKRTDSGRPSTPRAGASRPSSPRSKTSHPAGSRSANRTSANVAPSRRPAQPDPDKRERPQRMGTKRSIFIHGRNGGRQFSLRLLVVGLFALMAVIIVAPTFVRYLDRQQEVAQARADLTQAQDTVTELERELSLWNDEDFVKAQARERLGYVMPGETLYVVSDSGEGTAQEQLESRVAEVNRDRRAATPWFVTMWDSITVAGQSGDEQDNSSNAPVLTPDGTTTTAPSASEPATDPSTTTSTPTIEESNG
- a CDS encoding DUF501 domain-containing protein, yielding MADLNSESNANHGATRPVLSPDEVTAELLTQVAANATPVAGHDVAVIEEQLGRVPRGLVGVGARCACGKPAVTVTLPRLPDGSPFPTVFYLSLPYLVREASRLEADGVMAELNDRLSEQPDLAAAHAAAHESYVARRRILGDVEEIAHVSAGGMPSRVKCLHAMVGYSLSAGPGVCPIGDIALSMIGWDDSVCHCDQA
- a CDS encoding Ppx/GppA phosphatase family protein — encoded protein: MRVAGIDCGTNSIRLLIADVPGADEPLTDVVRDMNVVRLGRGVDRTGEFAQDALERTFAKTEEYAALCRENGVESIRFAATSAARDARNKDVFLDGIRQRLGVPVQILSGDDEARTSFEGASSVLSSDVPKRVIAVDLGGGSTEVVLGELGGGVVSDFSMDVGCVRMYERHMHSDPATSEEIAAARADVRAMLDLAEERVDLRSAEGLVGLAGTVTTLTAKALGLAAYDPERIHGSTLSVDEVVEACEWFIHSSRPEREALGFMHPGRVDVMPAGALVWEEVVRRVSARMAEAGRELSGVVTSEHDILDGMALWAAREPQRPDWA